Proteins encoded in a region of the Fusarium falciforme chromosome 6, complete sequence genome:
- a CDS encoding HET domain-containing protein, which translates to MLDQDDKAEYGFDTEGYDKALAYKKRFLLDTGEDNLVLQHIPHKEKPLQAAYEPSRWKNPVWRGDTGAKVSLKDIPAALLVPEMQFSLLALWTSIAELSFENDTSMPEDSDWKEIYGLWVDEDTKMDVIWDQYPEFIRD; encoded by the exons ATGTTGGACCAAGATGACAAGGCAGAGTATGGCTTCGATACCGAGGGCTACGACAAGGCTCTTGCCTATAAGAAGCGGTTCCTTCT CGACACGGGAGAGGACAATCTTGTTCTGCAGCACATTCCCCATAAAGAAAAGCCTTTGCAAGCTGCGTATGAGCCGTCGCGGTGGAAGAACCCTGTTTGGAGAGGGGATACAGGTGCGAAGGTTAGCCTGAAGGACATACCTGCGGCGCTGCTAGTGCCAGAGATGCAGTTCTCGCTATTGGCCCTGTGGACTAGCATCGCAGAACTTTCATTTGAGAATGACACGAGCATGCCCGAGGATAGCGATTGGAAGGAGATCTATGGCTTGTGGGTCGATGAAGATACAAAAATGGACGTGATCTGGGACCAGTATCCGGAGTTCATCAGGGACTGA
- a CDS encoding G domain-containing protein has product MITYQRQRMEQNKIYIAVMGVTGSGKSTFIKTATGIQDIAIGEDMLSCTSRVVPYRFKLDGHEVVLIDTPGFNDSLRSESEILKNIANWLDYSFRNPPRIKLSGIIYMQAITDRKMYGSSLRNLKMFKELCGENPLRNVVFTTSGWGAVRLTGGYHKAVAHERQLCEAPEFWKNLIKRNARVARFEDSPESAIAIIRTLMGQKPLTLQIQAELVEQNRNLVDTRAGNVVDEELKALEEKYKDQLAQVQREMREAIEAKDVEIQESLEVSRAEIMKLRDSARRAHDDLHYKSRNDARAAQSLRVELREMRSNMERMRDSQDKRYEETLDRQKQEYEDAAMRLKAERIEQQMQFQGVVDQLRANQSRIREEERTFLEARIAELESRKIGKGSTTELLTALAGTLGNVAMIALGFPSLFGAESFSDMF; this is encoded by the exons ATGATAACCTACCAAAGGCAGAGGATGGAGCAAAACAAGATCTATATTGCCGTCATGGGCGTCACCGGCTCTGGAAAGAGCACATTCATCAAAACTGCCACTGGTATCCAAGACATTGCGATCGGCGAGGACATGCTCTCAT GCACCTCTCGCGTTGTACCATATAGATTCAAGCTAGATGGACACGAGGTCGTTTTGATCGATACCCCAGGGTTCAACGACAGCCTGCGAAGCGAGTCCGAGATTCTCAAGAACATCGCCAACTGGCTCGACTACAGCTTTCGAAACCCGCCGCGTATCAAGCTTAGTGGCATCATCTACATGCAGGCCATCACGGACAGGAAGATGTACGGATCCAGCCTGCGCAACCTGAAGATGTTCAAGGAGCTCTGTGGCGAGAACCCGCTCCGCAACGTCGTCTTCACCACCTCTGGCTGGGGTGCCGTCAGACTTACAGGAGGCTACCACAAGGCTGTCGCGCATGAAAGACAGCTTTGCGAAGCTCCAGAGTTCTGGAAAAACCTCATCAAGCGCAATGCAAGGGTAGCACGCTTCGAGGACTCACCTGAAAGCGCCATTGCCATCATTCGCACCCTCATGGGTCAAAAGCCACTTACGCTCCAGATCCAGGCGGAGCTGGTGGAGCAAAACAGAAATCTGGTTGACACCAGGGCTGGGAACGttgtcgacgaggagctGAAGGCTCTCGAGGAGAAGTACAAGGACCAGCTGGCCCAGGTTCAGCGCGAGATGAGGGAGGCAATTGAGGCGAAGGACGTTGAAATCCAAGAGAGTCTCGAGGTTTCTCGCGCCGAGATCATGAAGCTTCGAGACAGTGCGAGAAGAGCCCATGATGACCTGCACTACAAGTCAAGAAACGACGCCCGGGCCGCCCAGTCCCTCCGCGTTGAGCTCCGAGAGATGAGGAGCAACATGGAGAGGATGAGGGACAGCCAGGACAAGAGGTACGAAGAGACCCTAGACAGACAGAAGCAAGAATATGAGGATGCAGCCATGAGACTCAAGGCGGAACGGATTGAACAGCAGATGCAGTTCCAAGGAGTTGTGGATCAGCTACGTGCAAACCAGAGCAGGAtcagagaggaggagaggaccTTTCTGGAGGCCCGCATCGCCGAGCTAGAGAGCCGAAAGATTGGGAAGGGGTCTACAACCGAGCTTCTCACTGCTCTTGCCGGTACCCTAGGTAACGTGGCCATGATTGCACTTGGATTTCCATCACTTTTTGGGGCAGAAAGCTTTTCAGATATGTTTTAA